The proteins below come from a single Triticum aestivum cultivar Chinese Spring chromosome 5D, IWGSC CS RefSeq v2.1, whole genome shotgun sequence genomic window:
- the LOC123120237 gene encoding phytosulfokines 2, with translation MTRRCSPPLAALALLLLLCFSYGVAAARPLPANTAPHQGIGVAGAKAADAAATDGLVALKEEGGKARNGGEAVSPPEATAEGVTAGEMEVEVEEEACEEGKEGEECMQRRLLHDAHLDYIYTQHKGRP, from the exons ATGACGAGACGCTGCTCGCCGCCGCTGGCTGCTCTTGCCCTGCttctcctcctctgcttctcctacGGCGTGGCGGCCGCtcgccccctccccgccaacactGCTCCTCACCAAG GCATCGGTGTGGCCGGAGCAAAGGCGGCAGATGCTGCAGCAACGGACGGCCTAGTGGCGCTCAAGGAGGAAGGTGGCAAGGCCCGCAATGGCGGCGAGGCGGTGTCACCGCCTGAGGCGACGGCGGAAGGCGTGACGGCAGGGGagatggaggtggaggtggaggaggaggcgtgcgaggaggggaaggagggggaggagtgcATGCAGAGGAGGCTGCTCCACGACGCGCACCTGGACTACATCTACACGCAGCACAAGGGCAGGCCATGA